The following proteins come from a genomic window of Trifolium pratense cultivar HEN17-A07 linkage group LG4, ARS_RC_1.1, whole genome shotgun sequence:
- the LOC123922523 gene encoding uncharacterized protein LOC123922523 yields MPRREELPVEEEERFPIGRAQGALSDDIGWHFANILQGVNRNTIQCKICDKVITGGITRLKEHIVHFPGEVKGCGRVTQIIRESMMQLLLDNKAKKNDSRKRKEEFVSLLRGDNNVNHEDLEEEETIRQATHESMRSHNGKTNKDFLEVALAVVVVRGTAFIKSIDASDVTSRNTEYYLNLLDKMVEEVGEEYVVQIVTDNEAALKAAGLKLMEKRPTLYWSPCAAHCLELCLEYIGKSQMSKECLMKQKR; encoded by the exons ATGCCTCGAAGAGAAGAATTACcggtagaagaagaagaacgatTTCCAATCGGTAGAGCACAAGGTGCTCTGAGTGATGACATTGGTTGGCATTTTGCTAACATTCTACAAGGCGTAAATAGAAACACCATACAATGTAAAATCTGTGACAAAGTAATAACTGGTGGAATAACTCGGTTGAAGGAACATATTGTACACTTTCCCGGAGAAGTCAAAGGTTGTGGTAGAGTCACACAAATTATTAGAGAAAGTATGATGCAACTTTTATTAGACAATAAGGCAAAGAAAAATGATTCACGAAAAAGAAAGGAAGAATTTGTCTCACTTTTAAGAGGAGATAACAATGTAAATCATGAAGATTTAGAGGAAGAGGAGACTATTAGACAAGCAACACATGAAAGCATGAGGTCGCATAATGGCAAGACGAACAAAGATTTCCTGGAAGTGGCATTGGCAGTAGTAGTGGT TCGAGGAACAGCGTTCATAAAGTCTATTGATGCCTCAGATGTTACCAGTAGAAACACTGAGTATTACTTAAACTTGCTTGACAAAATGGTTGAAGAGGTTGGAGAAGAATATGTTGTTCAAATTGTCACTGATAATGAGGCAGCATTGAAAGCAGCTGGTTTAAAGTTGATGGAAAAAAGACCTACTCTTTATTGGTCTCCATGTGCAGCTCATTGTTTGGAGTTGTGTTTAGAATATATTGGAAAAAGTCAAATGTCCAAAGAGTGCTTGATGAAGCAAAAAAGATAA